From the Lepisosteus oculatus isolate fLepOcu1 chromosome 1, fLepOcu1.hap2, whole genome shotgun sequence genome, one window contains:
- the prr13 gene encoding proline-rich protein 13, translated as MGPPIPNPAYPPGQNPAYPPGVNPAFPPVVTPPGPYPGPPVGIPGQNPYPGVPMGPGPYPGGPPCPPGVNPSYPGPHGGVFPGPYPAGSPGHKHGKSYPMAGGLAAGVAGAGVVIGGHKAHKKMKKKMKKAHKYHKHGKHSSSSSSSSSSDSD; from the exons ATGGGACCCCCAATTCCCAACCCCGCCTATCCTCCTGGTCAAAACCCAGCCTACCCACCAGGAGTGAACCCGGCCTTCCCACCTGTGGTGACCCCCCCTGGCCCCTACCCAGGGCCCCCCGTTGGTATCCCGGGTCAAAACCCCTATCCTGGGGTTCCCATGGGCCCGGGACCTTATCCGGGGGGCCCTCCCTGTCCCCCAGGGGTCAACCCTTCCTACCCAGGGCCACATGGTGGGGTCTTTCCTGGCCCTTACCCAGCTGGCAGCCCGGGACACAAACACGGAAAATCTTACCCCATGGCTGGGGGCCTGGCGGCGGGCGTGGCGGGGGCGGGCGTGGTAATTGGTGGGCACAAGGCGCACAAGAAGATGAAGAAGAAGATGAAGAAGGCACACAAGTACCACAAGCACGGGAAG CATTCctcaagcagcagcagcagcagcagcagcgacTCGGACTGA
- the LOC102682225 gene encoding bone morphogenetic protein receptor type-2, with amino-acid sequence MSARERIPCSHTAAFGVILVAVLGSAQGRTCFFVRDLTSTDVRDADNINGPVQHCSRSECCVGFFEIVDGVARPERLGCYNYSFARCPRAKCTYTSVNDNFTSCLCNSDFCNGNITWVPESEHATDPFSQSYSSTVLLVLSIAGMVLIMLVSLMLMTKCRHAVQKCGFLWRLRVMLSSVPEEPVMLVNEYNRDEGSPIDLSTKELHQILSRGHYADVWKGTLNGVAVAFKIYPPAYGNLYRNEKEVYSLPMMEHGNVALFLGAGEWTQKGHYFLLLELAQHGSLKSFLSLNTNKWEATLKLGFSLAQGLTFLHEEILKDGLHKPAIVHRDLSSNNVLVKADGTCVLCDFGSSTILHTPFALGAQQQNADVSLVHAQVGTLRYMAPEVLDGHLNLRNRSELKQADVYALGLLLWEIAMRCTDLFPGARVPEYRLPYEAELGPSPTLEDFRQLVYEKRERPFVPQLWKRSTQFCFSLEEILGDCWDHDAEARSSAPCTADRLSTLQAMSSAYWR; translated from the exons ATGTCGGCCCGGGAGAGGATCCCCTGTTCCCACACAGCTGCGTTTGGGGTGATACTGGTCGCAGTTCTTG GGAGCGCGCAGGGCAGGACGTGTTTTTTTGTCCGAGACCTCACCTCGACGGACGTCCGCGACGCGGACAACATCAACGGCCCCGTGCAGCACTGCTCCCGTTCCGAATGCTGCGTGGGTTTCTTCGAGATCGTCGACGGGGTCGCGCGCCCGGAGCGCCTGG GTTGCTACAATTACAGCTTTGCGAGGTGTCCCAGGGCAAAGTGCACCTACACATCTGTGAACGACAACTTCACATCATGTCTGTGCAACTCGGACTTCTGCAATGGCAACATAACCTGGGTGCCGGAGAGCGAGCACGCTACTGACCCCTTCAGTCAGA GTTATTCCAGCACAGTTCTGCTGGTTTTATCCATTGCTGGGATGGTGTTGATCATGCTGGTTTCCCTCATGTTAATGACGAAATGTAGGCATGCTGTCCAAAAATGTG gctTCCTGTGGAGGTTGAGGGTGATGCTCTCCAGTGTGCCAGAGGAGCCTGTCATGTTGGTGAACGAGTATAACCGAGATGAAGGGTCCCCCATTGATCTCTCCACGAAGGAGCTGCATCAG atcTTGAGTAGGGGGCACTATGCCGACGTTTGGAAGGGGACCCTAAATGGAGTGGCCGTGGCATTCAAGATATACCCCCCGGCGTATGGCAACCTCTACAGGAACGAGAAGGAGGTGTACAGCCTTCCCATGATGGAGCATGGTAACGTCGCGCTGTTCTTGGGGGCTGGGGAGTGGACGCAGAAGGGACACTACTTTCTGCTGCTGGAGCTGGCCCAACAT GGCTCCCTGAAGTCTTTCCTGTCTCTGAACACAAACAAGTGGGAAGCCACCCTCAAGCTAGGCTTCTCCCTGGCTCAGGGCCTCACCTTCCTGCATGAAGAAATCCTCAAAGATG GACTTCACAAGCCCGCCATTGTGCACCGGGACCTAAGTAGTAATAACGTGCTGGTGAAGGCGGACGGTACCTGTGTCCTGTGTGACTTTGGCAGCTCCACCATCCTGCATACCCCTTTTGCCCTTGGGGCACAGCAGCAGAATGCCGATGTCAGTCTG GTGCATGCTCAGGTGGGGACTCTGCGCTACATGGCACCTGAGGTCCTGGATGGCCACCTGAATTTGCGGAACCGCAGCGAGCTGAAGCAAGCCGACGTCTACGCCCTGGGCCTGCTGCTGTGGGAGATTGCCATGCGCTGTACCGACCTCTTCCCAG GAGCCCGGGTCCCGGAGTACCGCCTGCCCTACGAGGCTGAACTAGGCCCGAGCCCCACCCTGGAAGACTTCCGCCAGCTAGTGTACGAGAAGAGAGAACGTCCCTTTGTGCCACAGCTGTGGAAACGCTCCACCCAG ttctgtttCAGCCTGGAGGAGATTCTCGGCGACTGCTGGGACCACGATGCGGAAGCCAGGTCCAGTGCCCCCTGCACCGCGGACCGACTGAGCACCCTGCAGGCCATGAGCAGCGCGTACTGGAGATAA